One genomic region from Reichenbachiella ulvae encodes:
- a CDS encoding MFS transporter: protein MQNNSTSLEKATRINLFDLSSVQMRTFHLSWLAFFLCFFGWFAHAPLMNSTIGPDMDLTQSQKITAFIASVGITIVARLFIGNLCDKIGPRKSYTYLLVFGAIVVAGSSLAYNWETYLISRMAIGVIGASFVITQYHTTKMFAPNVVGIANATTAGWGNLGGGVTQAVMPLIASGMLAFGFAESELSKWRPAMFVPAAIMLVVAYLYWKYTQDTPKGNFASTTGLKPEKKEGESGLFMSAVKDRRVWILFAIYGACFGLELFVNGRAATYYQTKFSLDETTAGMIAALFGLMNLFARSTGGWLGDKFSRTGGLAGRVKWLTIVLFIEGFALILFSRMDMLGFAITTMILFSLFVQMAEGATYSVVPFINKKSLGAVAGIVGAGGNVGAVIYAQFLLRSGATLENSFMYFGLAVIAISLMGFGIKFSKADEEAAQKEQKELEAFEAEIKRKEKLAA, encoded by the coding sequence ATGCAGAACAATTCGACATCACTAGAAAAAGCCACCCGAATCAATCTATTCGACCTTAGTTCGGTTCAAATGCGAACCTTTCATCTGAGCTGGTTAGCATTTTTCCTTTGTTTCTTTGGCTGGTTTGCCCATGCTCCATTGATGAACTCCACCATTGGACCAGACATGGACTTGACACAGTCTCAAAAAATTACGGCCTTCATCGCATCTGTAGGGATTACCATTGTTGCACGTCTGTTCATAGGCAACCTTTGCGATAAAATAGGACCAAGAAAGAGTTATACATATCTGCTCGTATTTGGAGCCATAGTAGTTGCCGGATCTTCTTTGGCCTACAACTGGGAGACTTATTTGATCTCTCGTATGGCTATCGGTGTGATAGGTGCATCCTTTGTGATCACACAATACCACACCACCAAAATGTTTGCACCTAATGTAGTAGGAATTGCTAACGCCACCACCGCAGGTTGGGGGAATCTCGGTGGAGGCGTCACGCAAGCTGTTATGCCTTTGATTGCTTCAGGAATGTTGGCCTTCGGTTTTGCCGAATCAGAACTGTCAAAATGGAGACCCGCAATGTTTGTCCCTGCGGCGATCATGCTGGTTGTCGCTTACCTTTATTGGAAATACACCCAGGACACTCCAAAAGGAAACTTTGCCTCAACTACTGGCCTAAAACCAGAAAAGAAAGAAGGCGAATCTGGCCTTTTTATGTCAGCTGTCAAAGACAGAAGGGTATGGATTCTATTTGCCATCTATGGCGCCTGCTTCGGACTTGAACTATTTGTAAACGGAAGGGCTGCTACCTATTACCAAACGAAATTTTCGCTAGACGAAACGACTGCAGGTATGATTGCCGCTCTTTTCGGGCTGATGAATCTGTTTGCCAGATCTACTGGAGGTTGGTTAGGAGATAAATTTTCTAGAACAGGCGGATTAGCGGGTCGCGTCAAATGGTTGACCATCGTGCTTTTCATTGAAGGTTTTGCACTGATCCTATTCTCTAGAATGGATATGCTAGGATTCGCAATCACCACGATGATCTTGTTCTCCCTTTTCGTCCAAATGGCGGAAGGAGCCACTTATTCAGTCGTTCCATTCATCAACAAAAAATCCCTTGGAGCAGTAGCTGGTATCGTAGGAGCCGGGGGCAATGTGGGTGCCGTGATTTACGCTCAGTTTCTACTGAGATCTGGGGCTACTTTAGAAAACAGTTTCATGTACTTCGGGTTGGCCGTGATTGCTATTAGCTTAATGGGATTCGGAATCAAATTTTCTAAAGCGGACGAGGAAGCCGCTCAAAAGGAGCAAAAGGAACTGGAAGCATTCGAAGCTGAAATCAAAAGAAAAGAAAAACTAGCCGCTTAA
- the amt gene encoding ammonium transporter gives MNQIITNLGNIIAAPPDPTLTQTAQIMELNLDDLWVLVAAALVFFMQAGFKVLETGLVKKEHRSGIGAKNLLDWVAGSIAFFLVGFAFMFGHSADGFIGLDYFFGDKLDSGKILIFFLFQLAFAGTALTIVSGAMSGRTGVVAYFIVSLITATIIYPVFGHWAWGNLWISDNEPWLAAMGFMDFAGSTVVHSTGAWVAVMGIYMVGPRLGRYDAYGRLQPTKASDYAYSILGVMILWLGWWGFNGGSTLEFNEDVVKIILNTNLSGAAACFAAFFHAYFFQNKTDVIEKIAGGSLTGLVAITACCNVVTPISSLLIGLLSGVIHNIFYVIISEKWKLDDPVGAIAVHGIGGIFGTLCVALFGQEELLVHSRWMQLGIQFMGIATCFIFTTGISYVMFTIIKKTIGLRVSPTEEKNGAFVGNYSQEIGIDERDDQKVAQVSIRISDKGYNIYNITEYLSLSQERRKKLIAEDRIKYMDEVGSVIPPLVAVRQLGLMLDTMKDKATAERDELRNKQSEFEGSLQHAGSLQTAVLEDENALKDLFEDSFLLFRPKIKVSGDFYWFKQISGFKVLLVSNCTGTGVSGGFLGMLGMSLVKEIFSTNKLLYPDKFLKLLDKKFDHSLRTRTLSAKLKDTMDVSVIIVDELKQKVYFSGANNDLIHTSSSGLNEYPGSKWAIGESSPDDKVKFKREVISYLPGEMIYLYTDGYAKQLNDNGKELGMESLNAQLKQVKDLDTEAQHRILTADLSEWQGTTMQTDDVLLIGIKLR, from the coding sequence ATGAACCAAATCATTACTAATCTAGGCAATATAATTGCCGCCCCACCTGATCCGACCTTAACCCAAACTGCCCAAATCATGGAGCTGAACCTTGATGATTTGTGGGTACTTGTTGCAGCTGCACTGGTATTTTTCATGCAGGCGGGCTTCAAGGTTTTAGAAACTGGCCTGGTAAAAAAGGAGCACAGATCAGGTATTGGTGCTAAAAATCTTTTGGATTGGGTCGCCGGAAGTATCGCCTTCTTTCTGGTAGGATTTGCCTTTATGTTTGGACATTCTGCCGATGGATTTATAGGACTAGATTATTTTTTTGGAGATAAACTCGATTCTGGTAAAATTCTGATTTTCTTCCTTTTCCAGCTGGCCTTTGCTGGTACCGCACTCACGATTGTATCAGGAGCTATGTCTGGTCGAACAGGTGTTGTTGCCTATTTCATCGTCTCCTTGATCACTGCGACGATTATCTATCCGGTCTTTGGTCACTGGGCCTGGGGCAACCTCTGGATTAGCGACAATGAACCCTGGCTTGCAGCCATGGGTTTCATGGATTTTGCCGGTTCGACCGTCGTACACTCTACGGGAGCCTGGGTGGCGGTCATGGGGATTTACATGGTAGGCCCCAGACTTGGTCGCTACGATGCCTATGGTAGATTGCAACCCACTAAGGCCTCAGATTATGCCTATAGCATCCTAGGTGTCATGATTCTATGGCTCGGATGGTGGGGATTTAATGGAGGCAGTACCCTGGAGTTCAACGAGGACGTGGTAAAAATCATCCTGAACACCAATCTATCAGGAGCCGCGGCTTGTTTTGCTGCATTCTTTCATGCCTATTTCTTCCAGAACAAAACAGATGTAATCGAAAAAATCGCTGGAGGTAGCTTAACCGGTTTGGTGGCCATTACAGCCTGCTGCAATGTGGTAACGCCAATTTCTAGTCTTTTAATTGGGCTATTATCAGGTGTCATTCACAACATTTTCTATGTGATCATCTCTGAAAAATGGAAACTGGACGATCCAGTAGGCGCCATTGCAGTGCATGGAATCGGCGGGATATTCGGGACGCTATGTGTTGCTCTCTTCGGTCAGGAAGAGTTGCTTGTTCATAGCCGTTGGATGCAGTTAGGGATCCAATTTATGGGTATTGCGACTTGCTTCATCTTCACCACAGGTATTTCTTATGTGATGTTCACTATCATCAAGAAAACTATTGGACTTAGAGTGTCTCCTACAGAAGAAAAAAATGGTGCCTTTGTTGGGAACTACTCCCAAGAAATTGGCATAGATGAAAGAGATGATCAAAAAGTCGCTCAGGTTTCTATCCGTATCAGTGACAAAGGATACAACATCTATAACATCACAGAATACTTATCTCTGAGTCAGGAAAGACGTAAAAAACTCATTGCCGAAGATAGAATCAAATACATGGATGAAGTAGGCTCTGTCATTCCTCCACTTGTCGCCGTTAGACAGCTTGGGCTTATGCTGGACACCATGAAGGACAAAGCCACTGCAGAAAGAGACGAGCTACGCAACAAGCAAAGCGAATTCGAAGGTTCATTGCAACATGCAGGATCCCTGCAAACTGCGGTATTAGAAGATGAAAACGCCCTAAAAGATTTATTTGAAGACTCTTTCTTATTATTCAGACCCAAAATAAAAGTGTCGGGAGATTTCTACTGGTTCAAGCAAATCTCCGGTTTCAAAGTCCTATTGGTTTCTAATTGTACTGGTACTGGAGTATCAGGAGGCTTCTTGGGCATGTTAGGTATGTCACTGGTCAAAGAGATATTCAGCACCAACAAACTGCTGTACCCAGACAAATTCCTAAAATTGCTTGACAAGAAGTTTGATCATTCTCTACGTACTCGCACGCTCAGCGCCAAACTCAAGGATACTATGGACGTGTCGGTCATCATTGTTGATGAACTCAAGCAAAAAGTATACTTCTCAGGAGCTAACAATGATTTAATTCACACCAGCTCTAGCGGATTAAATGAATATCCCGGAAGCAAATGGGCTATTGGAGAATCTTCTCCAGATGACAAAGTGAAATTTAAGCGTGAAGTCATATCGTACCTACCAGGAGAAATGATTTATCTGTACACTGATGGTTATGCCAAACAGCTCAATGACAATGGCAAAGAACTGGGAATGGAAAGCCTCAATGCACAGCTCAAACAAGTGAAAGATCTGGACACCGAAGCGCAACATCGCATCCTTACTGCCGACCTCAGCGAATGGCAAGGTACAACTATGCAGACCGATGATGTCCTATTGATCGGAATAAAACTACGGTAA
- a CDS encoding type IV pili methyl-accepting chemotaxis transducer N-terminal domain-containing protein, giving the protein MKKLSVQYLIFLGILTVAIVTSQILIQKAISDSKTDSRIINISGRQRMLSQKITKAALKLQSCETRQEFYETKLELTNAADLWSRSHEALKHGNESLDVTEMNQSATLNKLFTQIEPFYSSIIGAVENVKKLGYSASQSGEQEETLAESVKIISGNEASFLKLMNDITFEYDHLAAQKVEELSSSEFYLLAVALLLIVLEAFFIFRPMIKNSKKKDSEISELHDYVQKSISFIGKSQEGENQIKEAEEKIKMLTEENVQLSMIVKSLENSKIVATGDQIIKDSQIEQLNKKYEKKIKGLERELAKIKTAL; this is encoded by the coding sequence ATGAAAAAATTGTCTGTGCAGTATCTGATTTTCCTTGGCATTCTCACAGTCGCCATTGTTACAAGTCAGATACTGATTCAGAAAGCTATCTCCGACAGTAAAACAGATTCTAGAATCATCAACATCTCGGGGAGACAGAGGATGCTTAGCCAGAAAATAACCAAAGCAGCCCTCAAACTTCAAAGCTGTGAGACTCGACAAGAGTTTTATGAGACTAAATTAGAATTGACCAATGCCGCAGATCTATGGTCCAGATCACATGAGGCACTGAAGCATGGAAATGAAAGTCTAGATGTAACTGAAATGAATCAATCAGCTACATTAAACAAACTATTTACCCAAATAGAACCTTTTTACAGCTCAATAATTGGAGCCGTAGAAAATGTAAAAAAACTTGGATACTCAGCGAGCCAGTCGGGCGAGCAAGAGGAAACACTGGCTGAAAGCGTAAAAATTATTTCCGGTAATGAAGCCAGCTTTCTAAAACTGATGAACGACATCACTTTTGAGTATGATCACTTAGCCGCTCAAAAAGTAGAGGAGCTATCAAGCTCAGAATTCTATCTATTGGCAGTTGCACTTTTACTAATAGTGCTGGAAGCATTCTTCATCTTCCGACCGATGATCAAAAACTCGAAAAAGAAAGACTCCGAGATTTCAGAATTGCACGACTATGTGCAGAAGTCGATTTCTTTCATAGGCAAAAGCCAGGAAGGTGAAAACCAGATAAAGGAAGCCGAAGAAAAAATAAAAATGCTAACAGAGGAAAACGTACAGTTAAGCATGATTGTGAAAAGCCTCGAAAACAGCAAAATAGTAGCTACTGGTGATCAAATCATAAAAGATTCTCAGATCGAACAGTTGAATAAGAAATATGAAAAAAAGATCAAAGGACTGGAAAGAGAACTAGCCAAAATCAAAACAGCCCTATAA
- a CDS encoding NAD(P)/FAD-dependent oxidoreductase yields MRDVIIIGGGLAGLVNATLLSRSGLDVLLIEKKNYPFHRVCGEYISNEVRPFLETNALFPKELNPAEIKHFSLSSISGKTAEAPLGLGGFGISRYDLDQFLFEQAKEAGAEVLTGRSVQSVRYEEEDFFVAANKEILKSRLVIGAFGKRSALDREMDRDFMKRRSPYLGVKYHIKTDLPKNLIALHNFKNGYCGLSSVGGDTYNLCYLSHRDNLKDRSVAEMEAEILHRNSHLKAIWENSDFLFDQPIVINEISFEKKGPLHDHIFMSGDTAGMITPLCGNGMAMAIRSAYLLSGLILANWNDGKINRARLEKEYVKEWNKAFSQRLWVGRQFQKLFGSEILSEWAVGLVKKPAIASRLIAASHGKPFS; encoded by the coding sequence ATGCGGGATGTGATCATCATTGGGGGTGGATTGGCAGGATTGGTCAATGCCACATTGCTTTCACGAAGCGGGCTAGATGTACTGCTGATAGAGAAGAAAAACTACCCATTTCATCGGGTGTGTGGCGAATATATCTCCAACGAAGTGAGACCTTTTTTAGAAACCAATGCTTTGTTTCCTAAGGAATTAAATCCAGCCGAAATTAAGCACTTTAGCTTGAGTTCTATCTCTGGAAAAACAGCAGAGGCTCCTTTAGGTTTGGGTGGATTTGGAATCAGTCGATACGACCTGGATCAATTTCTCTTTGAACAAGCCAAGGAGGCTGGAGCGGAAGTTTTAACAGGTCGTAGTGTTCAATCTGTTCGCTATGAGGAAGAGGATTTTTTTGTGGCCGCAAATAAAGAGATACTAAAATCGCGATTGGTCATTGGAGCCTTTGGCAAGCGATCGGCTTTAGATCGAGAGATGGATCGTGATTTCATGAAACGGCGATCGCCTTATCTAGGGGTCAAGTACCACATCAAAACTGATTTACCCAAAAATTTGATTGCTCTCCATAATTTTAAAAACGGTTATTGCGGTTTGAGTTCAGTGGGTGGTGATACTTATAACCTATGCTATCTGAGCCATCGAGACAACCTAAAAGACCGAAGTGTTGCAGAGATGGAAGCTGAAATTTTACATCGAAACTCGCACTTGAAGGCCATCTGGGAGAATTCTGATTTCCTTTTCGATCAACCAATCGTAATCAATGAGATTTCATTCGAAAAAAAGGGCCCACTGCATGACCACATATTCATGAGTGGCGATACTGCGGGCATGATTACGCCTCTCTGCGGCAATGGCATGGCCATGGCGATTCGGTCCGCCTATTTGCTGTCAGGGCTAATTCTAGCAAATTGGAATGATGGAAAGATAAATAGAGCCCGGTTAGAGAAAGAATATGTTAAGGAATGGAATAAGGCCTTTTCACAACGTCTTTGGGTAGGGCGACAGTTTCAGAAACTCTTCGGATCAGAAATTTTGTCCGAATGGGCGGTGGGACTTGTGAAAAAACCGGCGATTGCTTCCAGATTGATAGCGGCCAGCCATGGCAAGCCTTTTTCATAA
- a CDS encoding GAF domain-containing protein yields MAEELILQGTNKEEVYQSLIPQIKALVADESDWIANLANTSAALKEAFGFLWVGFYIVKEDQLVLGPFQGPIACTRISKGKGVCGTAWAEAKTQVVVDVDQFPGHIACSSASRSEIVLPVIKDGQVVAVLDIDSEQLGTFDEIDQKYLEDLLTAL; encoded by the coding sequence ATGGCAGAAGAATTAATTCTACAAGGAACAAATAAAGAAGAGGTCTATCAATCACTCATTCCTCAAATCAAAGCATTAGTAGCCGATGAAAGTGACTGGATTGCCAACCTGGCCAATACCTCTGCAGCACTGAAAGAGGCTTTTGGCTTTCTCTGGGTGGGATTCTATATCGTCAAAGAAGACCAGCTGGTACTAGGTCCTTTCCAAGGCCCAATAGCATGTACACGAATTTCCAAAGGAAAAGGAGTCTGTGGTACCGCATGGGCTGAAGCTAAGACGCAAGTGGTAGTAGATGTCGATCAGTTTCCTGGGCACATAGCCTGTAGTTCGGCTTCCCGGTCAGAAATCGTATTGCCTGTTATTAAGGATGGCCAGGTTGTGGCGGTTCTTGATATTGATAGTGAACAACTAGGTACATTTGACGAAATAGATCAAAAGTATCTAGAGGACCTGCTCACTGCATTATGA
- a CDS encoding GNAT family N-acetyltransferase, protein MSHFSIKEIKSYLSDEYKDFFTKGLIDETDNFRISPADEKDLNFPTHDREDSFTLGAYVNDRLAGVVSFQREGANREKLRHKGLLFRMYVQREHSGQGIGSALIQKVLDRTQALPNLEQINLTVIASNPAARHLYQKFGFKSYSLEKQAVKFKGKYFDEESMVLFIPHQEG, encoded by the coding sequence ATGAGTCATTTTAGTATCAAGGAAATCAAAAGTTATCTCAGTGATGAATACAAGGACTTTTTTACCAAAGGACTCATTGATGAAACGGATAACTTCCGCATCAGTCCGGCTGATGAAAAAGACCTGAATTTCCCGACCCACGATCGAGAAGACAGCTTCACGCTAGGTGCATATGTCAATGACAGACTAGCAGGAGTTGTGAGCTTCCAACGTGAAGGTGCCAATAGAGAAAAACTTCGTCACAAAGGCTTGTTGTTCAGGATGTATGTGCAACGAGAGCATAGCGGTCAGGGCATAGGCTCAGCACTCATTCAAAAAGTACTAGATCGCACTCAAGCTCTGCCTAATCTTGAGCAAATCAACCTGACAGTCATAGCAAGTAATCCGGCTGCCAGACACCTCTATCAAAAGTTCGGTTTCAAAAGCTATTCCCTGGAAAAACAAGCTGTCAAATTCAAAGGCAAGTATTTTGATGAAGAATCTATGGTTTTATTTATTCCTCATCAGGAAGGCTAG
- a CDS encoding prolipoprotein diacylglyceryl transferase codes for MTLFEMIIWSPSPEMFVIPGLNHPVRWYGLLFALGFILAQQVMYWIFKTEGKKQKNVDQLTMYLVIAVVVGARLGHCLFYNPGYYLSNPFEILKIWEGGLASHGGAIGMLIALYLYSRKHADQSYLWILDRVAIVTVLVGACIRFGNFMNSEIIGLPTGSDSGIVFARSAEDMFTSLDSRIEEVSFEKGGKIESTEAGKIPMTIHLEYKRTVKLDEANAKLFFETTLPRAIDRYYGVAEHIALPANQAVVYDTYERRGVQQADVAVLAIPRHPGQLYEALACVIMFLILAHIWYHHRSQIKTGFLFGVFMMMLWSERFFVEFFKENQEAWEADIPLNMGQWLSIPMFIIGLVVVIKCWGFTPKDKKAE; via the coding sequence ATGACATTATTTGAAATGATTATTTGGAGTCCCAGTCCTGAGATGTTTGTTATTCCAGGCCTGAATCATCCAGTAAGATGGTACGGTCTTTTGTTTGCACTTGGTTTTATTCTGGCGCAGCAAGTCATGTATTGGATCTTTAAGACTGAAGGAAAAAAGCAAAAAAATGTAGATCAGTTGACCATGTATTTGGTAATAGCTGTAGTGGTGGGAGCCCGATTGGGACACTGCTTATTTTATAATCCCGGCTATTATTTGAGCAATCCATTTGAAATTCTGAAAATATGGGAAGGTGGATTGGCTAGCCACGGTGGCGCAATAGGAATGCTGATTGCTTTATATCTCTACAGTCGAAAACATGCTGATCAGAGTTACTTGTGGATTTTGGATCGAGTGGCTATTGTGACCGTTCTAGTGGGCGCATGCATTCGTTTTGGTAATTTCATGAACTCTGAAATTATTGGCTTACCTACGGGTTCAGATTCAGGGATCGTGTTTGCCAGAAGTGCCGAAGACATGTTTACCAGTCTGGACTCAAGAATAGAAGAAGTGAGCTTTGAAAAGGGTGGTAAAATAGAAAGTACCGAAGCGGGTAAAATCCCTATGACGATTCATCTGGAATACAAAAGAACCGTGAAGTTGGATGAAGCAAATGCCAAACTGTTTTTTGAAACTACGCTCCCTCGTGCGATTGATAGATACTATGGAGTTGCTGAACATATCGCGCTACCAGCCAATCAGGCGGTGGTGTATGACACTTATGAGAGAAGAGGAGTGCAGCAGGCTGATGTAGCAGTTTTGGCCATCCCAAGGCATCCGGGGCAGCTCTATGAAGCTTTGGCCTGTGTGATTATGTTTCTTATTTTAGCCCATATCTGGTACCATCACCGTTCCCAAATCAAAACAGGGTTTTTGTTCGGAGTTTTTATGATGATGCTCTGGTCCGAACGCTTCTTTGTCGAGTTTTTCAAAGAAAATCAAGAGGCTTGGGAAGCAGATATTCCACTCAATATGGGGCAATGGCTCAGCATCCCAATGTTTATTATTGGATTGGTAGTTGTGATTAAGTGCTGGGGATTTACTCCTAAGGATAAAAAAGCAGAGTGA
- the trhA gene encoding PAQR family membrane homeostasis protein TrhA → MGQRKEKNQTIGEEISNAISHGITALTAIGGFVVLIVFGAKSDQPWSLFSALFYGSSLVLLYTFSTLYHSLTHQKAKRVFNILDHCGIFLLIAGTYTPVMLITIGGVTGWVFFGIQWSMAVIGIVLKVFFTGRFNLLSTLLYAFMGWIVVFQYDTVRNAMENGAFWLLAAGGFCYTIGIIFYIIDYRLKFAHFIWHLFVMAGSILHYLMMVLYVFK, encoded by the coding sequence ATGGGTCAGCGAAAGGAAAAAAACCAAACTATAGGGGAAGAAATATCCAATGCCATTTCTCATGGCATTACAGCATTGACGGCCATAGGGGGATTTGTAGTGCTAATCGTATTCGGAGCTAAGAGCGATCAGCCCTGGAGCTTGTTTAGCGCGTTGTTTTATGGCAGTAGTTTGGTGTTATTATATACCTTCTCTACCCTATATCATAGCCTGACCCACCAAAAAGCCAAACGTGTATTCAATATCCTGGATCATTGTGGGATATTTCTGCTCATCGCTGGTACCTATACACCTGTGATGCTTATTACGATTGGGGGAGTCACTGGCTGGGTGTTTTTTGGTATCCAATGGAGTATGGCAGTCATCGGGATCGTACTAAAAGTATTTTTCACAGGCAGATTCAATCTACTATCTACTCTGCTTTATGCCTTCATGGGCTGGATTGTTGTCTTTCAGTACGATACGGTTCGAAACGCCATGGAAAATGGTGCCTTTTGGCTGCTAGCTGCTGGTGGTTTTTGCTATACCATTGGTATTATTTTTTACATCATTGATTACCGTCTTAAGTTCGCCCATTTCATCTGGCATCTATTCGTAATGGCTGGCAGTATCCTTCATTATCTCATGATGGTGCTATATGTCTTCAAATAA
- a CDS encoding ABC transporter ATP-binding protein: protein MEVLEKEIIQKKANSQGIDKRPDMLVCDNITKIYPTPKGDYTVLSDLQLTVKKGEFISIIGHSGCGKSTLLSMIAGLNDISGGDVLVDKDPIRGAGPDRAVVFQSPSLFPWLTALQNVMIGVKQVFPHATKKQKVDICTYYLDKVGLGNDLHKKAIELSQGMQQRVGIARAFALKPKVLLLDEPFGMLDSLTRGELQDVLLEVWQKEQITALMVTHDVDESIFLADRVIMMTSGPFAKIGDELRIPFERPRDRVHVLEHEDYYDYRSYLMNFLNH, encoded by the coding sequence ATGGAAGTTTTAGAAAAAGAAATAATACAAAAAAAGGCCAATAGCCAGGGTATTGATAAGCGTCCGGACATGCTAGTCTGTGATAACATTACCAAAATATATCCAACTCCAAAAGGAGATTATACGGTACTATCAGACCTCCAACTGACAGTAAAAAAAGGGGAATTTATCTCCATCATCGGGCATTCGGGTTGTGGGAAGTCCACTTTGCTTTCGATGATTGCAGGCTTGAACGATATCAGCGGAGGAGATGTACTAGTAGACAAGGATCCAATACGTGGGGCTGGGCCAGACAGAGCGGTAGTTTTTCAATCGCCTAGCTTGTTTCCATGGCTTACAGCACTCCAAAATGTAATGATTGGAGTAAAACAAGTATTCCCTCACGCAACTAAAAAACAAAAAGTCGATATTTGCACCTATTATCTAGACAAAGTAGGATTGGGAAATGACCTTCACAAGAAGGCTATAGAACTGTCTCAGGGAATGCAGCAGCGTGTAGGAATCGCCCGCGCGTTTGCATTGAAACCTAAAGTTTTGTTACTTGACGAGCCTTTCGGTATGCTCGATTCCCTGACTCGTGGTGAACTGCAAGACGTCCTGTTGGAAGTTTGGCAAAAAGAGCAAATCACCGCTCTGATGGTAACTCACGATGTAGACGAATCCATATTTTTGGCGGACCGCGTAATCATGATGACAAGCGGACCTTTTGCCAAAATTGGCGATGAGCTCAGAATCCCATTCGAACGGCCTAGAGATCGTGTACATGTCCTGGAACACGAGGACTACTACGATTATAGAAGCTATTTGATGAACTTTTTAAACCATTGA
- a CDS encoding polysaccharide deacetylase family protein translates to MNKYPKPGWAILLFFLLFILGCQTKTADPRPTISFTFDDGSVRDMPGYPGAEWNQMILDNLQDHDLKAVFFVNGKNLQGEKGDQVLKAWNKAGHKIGNHTYSHPNFDGEITLEEYKVEMLKNDSIIRQYSNYYPYFRFPYLRRGNTIEKRDGFRQFLKEHNYRHGYVTADGYDWYINDRLVDALKKDSARDVSDFQEFYVLHNFQSAQFFDSLATAMQGRKIKHTMLLHHNLAAALFLDDLIAHFKAKGWEVIDAEEAFQDEIFQSIPNEMPAGGDLIGSIAKEDKEFFKTLVYRNMGSEYLKTQMDSLKL, encoded by the coding sequence ATGAACAAATACCCAAAACCAGGATGGGCCATCCTACTATTTTTCCTTCTTTTTATCTTAGGATGCCAAACAAAAACCGCAGATCCCAGGCCGACTATTTCTTTCACATTTGATGATGGATCGGTCCGAGATATGCCAGGGTATCCTGGAGCAGAGTGGAACCAGATGATTTTGGACAACTTGCAGGATCATGACCTAAAGGCTGTTTTCTTTGTCAATGGAAAGAATCTACAGGGAGAAAAAGGCGATCAAGTCCTCAAAGCATGGAATAAAGCTGGACATAAAATAGGAAACCATACTTACTCACACCCAAATTTTGATGGGGAGATCACACTAGAAGAATACAAGGTTGAAATGCTAAAAAATGATTCTATCATTCGTCAATATAGCAATTACTACCCCTACTTTCGCTTTCCCTATCTCAGGCGAGGCAATACCATCGAGAAAAGAGATGGCTTTCGTCAATTTTTAAAAGAGCACAATTACCGACATGGCTATGTTACAGCCGATGGATATGATTGGTACATCAACGACCGATTGGTTGATGCACTTAAAAAAGACAGTGCCAGGGACGTCAGTGACTTTCAGGAGTTCTATGTATTGCACAACTTTCAGTCTGCTCAATTCTTTGACTCGCTAGCTACCGCTATGCAAGGAAGAAAAATCAAACACACCATGCTACTGCATCACAATCTCGCCGCTGCCTTGTTTCTGGATGACTTGATTGCTCATTTCAAAGCCAAGGGTTGGGAGGTGATAGATGCAGAAGAGGCCTTTCAGGATGAAATATTTCAATCCATACCAAATGAAATGCCCGCTGGTGGTGATCTCATAGGATCAATTGCTAAAGAGGACAAAGAATTTTTCAAGACATTGGTATATCGCAACATGGGGAGCGAATATTTGAAAACCCAAATGGACAGTTTGAAGTTATAA